In Syntrophotaleaceae bacterium, a genomic segment contains:
- the prsK gene encoding PEP-CTERM system histidine kinase PrsK, whose product MFEFYLPLIAILLSLSLVIYLLLRQRSGLAILALAGALLACACSELFDLLAVTHPEDLIIFKRGAIVAESWQPIGFLLFALSFGRDRAFQRLSWPSRLLLALSLAFPVFALVAPASRFFYSPDFAEEKILFLGNLGFVFYIALMGYLVSALFHLERTLVALPRAERVQIKLEVVGVGTILAMLVVYYSQALLYRTIDMNLFPVRSLLLSIGVVMIGWSRLRGGIVGGVRVSRDMASRSLVLLAVSIYLVGLALVGEGMNYMDGAMQRALFVSIAVLLGLAVVLVILSEKLRGKVKVFLHKHFYRQKYDYRKEWRRFTRHLSSARTVEKLQEGILSFYSETFAYGAAALYLRDDEVGCYRFVAGHQISPLFRQFEKNSSFIAFLAGRDWIFNVADNNPPDIADALDFCRENEFNLAVPLLFEKSLEGIIFLGRTLHPWERLSYEDFDLMKMLAWQATSTLLSLKLSAQLSTAREMAAIGKVSAFVVHDLKNLASNLSMVADNAREYLDDPEFQQDMIETLEGTTSRMKALIARLKNVTEQKALNLVEADLLQIAIEGVRLAGGEQVTVSGEPVSVLLDLREIEKVVHNLVLNGIEAGGAPIKVEVGRDETAWLRVSDHGSGMTEEFIRQRLFQPFQTTKPKGFGIGLYQCRNIVEAHGGRIEVESRVGEGTTFTVWFDKVVRREG is encoded by the coding sequence ATGTTCGAATTCTACCTTCCCCTAATTGCCATTCTTCTCTCACTGTCCCTGGTCATCTATCTTCTGCTCAGACAGCGGTCCGGGTTGGCGATTCTGGCCCTGGCCGGTGCGCTGCTGGCCTGTGCCTGCAGCGAACTTTTCGATTTGCTGGCCGTGACCCATCCCGAAGACCTGATTATATTTAAAAGAGGCGCTATAGTCGCCGAATCTTGGCAGCCGATCGGCTTTTTGCTTTTTGCTCTTTCCTTTGGCCGTGATCGTGCTTTTCAACGGCTCTCCTGGCCGTCGCGGTTGCTGCTGGCCTTAAGCTTGGCGTTCCCGGTCTTTGCCCTGGTGGCGCCAGCGTCGCGGTTTTTCTATTCACCCGACTTTGCCGAGGAGAAGATACTGTTTCTCGGCAATCTCGGGTTTGTCTTCTACATCGCATTGATGGGATACCTGGTCTCGGCGCTTTTTCATCTGGAGCGGACTCTCGTCGCTCTGCCCAGGGCCGAAAGGGTACAAATAAAACTTGAGGTGGTCGGCGTCGGGACGATTCTGGCGATGCTGGTCGTCTATTACAGCCAGGCTCTCTTATACCGCACCATTGACATGAATCTGTTTCCCGTGCGTTCCCTGCTGCTGTCAATTGGTGTCGTCATGATCGGCTGGTCACGGCTGCGGGGCGGTATAGTGGGCGGAGTGCGGGTTTCACGGGACATGGCGTCCCGATCCCTGGTTCTGCTTGCAGTCAGCATCTATCTGGTCGGGCTCGCCCTGGTCGGCGAGGGTATGAACTACATGGATGGAGCCATGCAACGTGCTCTGTTCGTATCGATCGCCGTGCTGCTCGGCCTGGCGGTGGTCCTGGTGATCCTCTCGGAAAAACTGCGGGGCAAGGTCAAGGTTTTTCTGCACAAGCATTTTTACCGGCAAAAATACGATTATCGCAAAGAGTGGCGCCGATTTACCAGACATCTGTCATCGGCCCGGACTGTAGAGAAACTCCAGGAGGGGATTCTCTCCTTCTATTCCGAAACATTTGCCTATGGGGCAGCTGCCCTTTATCTTCGGGACGATGAAGTGGGCTGCTACCGATTTGTTGCCGGCCACCAGATCAGTCCCCTTTTTCGGCAGTTTGAAAAAAACAGCTCCTTTATCGCCTTTTTGGCCGGCCGGGACTGGATATTCAATGTTGCTGACAACAACCCGCCTGATATTGCCGATGCTCTGGATTTTTGCCGGGAAAACGAGTTCAACCTGGCTGTGCCCCTGCTATTCGAGAAGAGTCTGGAAGGGATCATTTTCCTCGGCAGAACGCTCCATCCGTGGGAACGGCTCAGCTACGAGGATTTTGATCTCATGAAAATGCTGGCCTGGCAGGCGACCTCCACCTTGCTCAGTCTGAAGCTTTCGGCCCAGCTCAGTACAGCCCGTGAGATGGCGGCCATCGGCAAGGTATCGGCTTTTGTGGTGCATGACCTGAAAAATCTTGCATCCAATCTGTCCATGGTTGCCGATAACGCCCGTGAATATCTCGATGACCCCGAGTTCCAGCAGGATATGATTGAAACCCTTGAGGGAACCACCTCCCGGATGAAGGCTCTGATCGCCCGATTAAAAAACGTGACCGAGCAGAAGGCATTGAACCTGGTGGAAGCGGACCTCCTGCAAATTGCGATCGAGGGAGTTCGTCTGGCGGGCGGAGAACAGGTGACAGTTTCAGGCGAGCCCGTATCGGTTCTTCTGGACCTCAGGGAGATCGAGAAGGTGGTGCACAACCTGGTGCTCAACGGAATAGAGGCCGGTGGGGCCCCGATCAAGGTCGAGGTCGGGCGGGACGAGACGGCCTGGCTGCGGGTCAGCGACCACGGGTCCGGCATGACCGAGGAATTCATCCGGCAACGGCTGTTCCAGCCTTTCCAAACCACTAAACCCAAAGGCTTCGGCATCGGCCTCTACCAATGCAGAAACATCGTCGAAGCCCACGGCGGCCGTATTGAAGTAGAGAGCCGGGTGGGGGAGGGGACGACGTTTACGGTTTGGTTTGATAAGGTTGTGAGGAGGGAGGGGTGA
- a CDS encoding four helix bundle protein translates to MRSEELNRKRKHHDLLVWQEGMALVREIYCATADFPAHENYGLTSQMRRAAVSVPSNIAEGAGRISTTEFLLFLSIARGSLCELETQVLLASDLKYFQNSSSLLDRMERVFSLLGGLMKSLEKRNNREE, encoded by the coding sequence GTGAGGAGTGAGGAGTTAAACCGCAAACGTAAGCATCATGATTTGCTGGTATGGCAGGAGGGAATGGCTTTGGTGCGTGAAATATATTGTGCCACTGCTGATTTTCCCGCACATGAAAATTATGGACTTACCAGCCAGATGAGACGGGCTGCCGTATCTGTCCCCAGCAATATCGCTGAAGGTGCGGGAAGGATAAGCACCACTGAGTTTCTACTGTTTTTGAGCATCGCTCGGGGATCCCTTTGCGAATTGGAAACACAAGTACTCCTAGCTTCGGATTTAAAATACTTTCAGAACAGCTCATCGCTCTTGGACAGAATGGAAAGAGTGTTCAGTCTGCTGGGTGGCTTGATGAAGTCTTTGGAAAAACGGAATAACCGTGAGGAGTGA
- a CDS encoding sialidase family protein, translating into MKTQAKITVLLLFLLLLVPLLSCGGGGGSGSGDTPSPDPPPIVISSDWEHEPTYIETAMDAGNTHYNSGGRRLVRIDNTTLALVVDGANDHLYRTQDNGASWTEIDSEAGFSGCLLTGPGSYVYHFSRFGTSVRMVKFIYNATTIPAPINIFTNMGLSNHGAYTMLNGTVDADGNLYVFIHFDTGTGGDTIFLLKSEDHGSTWNPPVTVRTGNGNHSYGYMHSDVTPEGDIVLAYSEWGSLSSQFAISSDGGDTWSHTEIASGSIYNPCILPVGNNEIYVFAQSDPNNGLVFKKSSDSGATWPATWTSIQSNHTGGYADPSAALGSDGTIYVAFRGAETLTALSDDLREFMARSVDGGASWDFPDKHLAGGRVGTRSNLRYQTWYNYGGPLEWTWLEENGLNTNIYPTMYDINSGVNIFDITNL; encoded by the coding sequence ATGAAGACTCAAGCTAAAATAACTGTTTTATTGCTTTTTTTACTACTCTTGGTTCCTTTGTTATCCTGCGGGGGAGGAGGTGGGTCCGGTAGCGGGGACACCCCCTCCCCGGATCCGCCACCCATTGTCATTTCTTCAGACTGGGAACATGAGCCGACCTATATTGAAACGGCAATGGACGCTGGAAACACCCACTACAATTCCGGTGGCCGGCGCCTCGTCCGGATCGACAACACGACCTTAGCACTTGTGGTCGATGGGGCCAATGACCACCTGTACCGAACCCAGGACAACGGGGCGAGTTGGACCGAGATCGACAGCGAAGCGGGTTTTTCCGGCTGTCTCCTTACCGGTCCGGGGAGCTACGTGTATCATTTCTCCCGCTTCGGTACCAGTGTGAGGATGGTAAAGTTTATTTACAATGCGACTACCATTCCTGCACCAATCAATATTTTCACTAATATGGGTCTAAGCAATCACGGCGCCTACACCATGCTCAACGGTACCGTTGATGCGGATGGAAACCTTTACGTGTTTATTCATTTTGATACGGGAACCGGCGGGGACACGATTTTTTTGCTTAAATCGGAGGACCACGGCTCCACGTGGAATCCTCCAGTAACCGTCAGAACGGGAAATGGTAACCATTCCTACGGGTACATGCACTCCGATGTGACACCTGAAGGCGACATTGTTCTGGCTTATTCGGAATGGGGGTCTCTGAGTTCCCAATTTGCGATCAGCTCTGATGGGGGCGATACCTGGTCACATACCGAAATCGCGTCGGGTTCCATCTACAATCCTTGTATTTTGCCCGTTGGTAACAATGAGATTTATGTGTTTGCACAGTCAGATCCGAATAATGGACTTGTTTTTAAGAAGTCCTCGGACTCGGGAGCAACTTGGCCTGCGACCTGGACTTCCATCCAGTCTAACCATACTGGTGGATATGCTGACCCTTCGGCCGCCTTGGGAAGTGACGGCACAATTTACGTAGCGTTTCGGGGTGCGGAAACACTTACTGCTCTCAGCGACGACTTGCGTGAATTTATGGCTCGGTCAGTAGACGGTGGCGCGTCCTGGGATTTTCCTGATAAACACCTTGCGGGAGGGCGCGTGGGCACCAGATCGAACTTGCGTTACCAGACCTGGTACAATTATGGGGGACCGCTGGAATGGACCTGGTTGGAGGAAAATGGCCTGAATACAAATATCTATCCGACCATGTACGACATCAATTCGGGCGTGAATATTTTTGATATTACAAATTTATAG
- a CDS encoding NAD-dependent epimerase/dehydratase family protein, translating into MNLVRLGIIGCGAAALRYYVPAIKRYPELINNLCLVDKDLEQAKQLANKIGGGRIFDNYEALIGNVDGVIIALPHKFHFPVGMHFLKSGIHVLCEKPLAETLEQAEMMCTAAEVNKVHLCVNNTRRMFPAFQAIKKIIDSNIIGDLESINYIEGNSFAWPSNTGFYVDPSVTDKGIVMDLGPHVLDTICWWLEGGKTKINSCYDDSFGGPESVTHINAKNKNCDIDIKLNRLMELENQYTIIGKKGVIKGKIFDWFKFSIEMYNGKKEIHIKKTKAKIYPDFVKPIINNFIETIQGKEKPLISGKDVLGSINMIQEFYRLRKQFCLPWYQKLDLPPMPKEEKILITGATGFIGCRIVEILHMNGYSNIRAGIRQWSTAARLGRFPVDIVLMDLLRKEDIYTALTDVKYIIHCAKGTDGATDLGTRNLLEIAFENKIKHFVHLSTTEVYGGSEGEIDENTPLKYTGNEYNRAKIDAEKACWEFFEKGLPVTILRPSIVYGIFSSNWTVRFVKMMLEGKFGVYDKHGEGYSNLIYVDDLARAIFSILYKNQTFGQAYNIVGPELLTWNEYFYKLNRCLGLPPLKNLPASYVSFKTSALYPLRIAGKIIKKHFMAPVKILASNNRYADKLLRKTEETLKNTPASEELSLYSRKSIFINKKFQSLDNKFEMNSLDTSLKIIYDWLDHQGVI; encoded by the coding sequence ATGAATTTGGTTAGGCTTGGAATAATCGGATGTGGAGCGGCTGCTTTGCGGTATTATGTACCTGCTATCAAACGATACCCGGAGTTGATTAATAATTTGTGCTTGGTTGACAAAGACTTGGAGCAAGCAAAACAACTAGCTAACAAAATAGGAGGAGGAAGAATTTTTGACAACTATGAAGCGTTGATAGGCAACGTCGATGGGGTCATAATTGCTTTACCACACAAGTTTCACTTTCCAGTTGGTATGCATTTTCTAAAGTCTGGTATCCATGTTCTTTGTGAGAAGCCTTTGGCTGAGACCTTGGAACAAGCCGAAATGATGTGTACTGCGGCAGAGGTAAACAAAGTTCACCTTTGTGTTAATAACACCAGGAGGATGTTTCCAGCCTTCCAAGCAATTAAAAAAATAATTGATAGCAATATTATTGGGGATTTAGAAAGTATAAATTATATAGAAGGTAATTCTTTCGCATGGCCTAGCAATACCGGATTTTATGTAGATCCTAGTGTAACTGATAAGGGTATTGTTATGGATCTTGGCCCACACGTTTTAGACACTATCTGCTGGTGGTTAGAAGGTGGAAAAACTAAAATTAATTCATGTTACGATGATTCTTTTGGAGGACCAGAATCTGTAACACATATAAATGCTAAAAATAAGAACTGTGACATTGATATAAAACTTAACCGTTTAATGGAACTGGAAAATCAATATACTATTATTGGGAAAAAAGGAGTTATTAAAGGAAAAATTTTCGATTGGTTTAAATTCTCTATAGAAATGTATAATGGTAAAAAAGAAATTCATATAAAAAAAACGAAAGCTAAAATTTATCCTGATTTTGTAAAACCAATTATTAATAATTTTATTGAAACAATTCAAGGAAAGGAAAAACCACTTATATCAGGTAAAGATGTTTTAGGGTCGATTAATATGATTCAGGAATTTTATCGACTCCGAAAACAATTTTGTCTTCCCTGGTATCAAAAACTTGATTTACCTCCTATGCCTAAAGAAGAAAAAATTTTAATAACAGGCGCAACTGGCTTTATTGGTTGTCGAATTGTTGAAATTCTTCATATGAACGGATATTCCAATATTCGCGCTGGAATCCGACAATGGTCCACTGCCGCACGACTTGGTCGATTCCCAGTTGATATTGTTTTAATGGATTTGTTGCGAAAGGAAGACATCTATACAGCTCTTACCGATGTAAAATATATCATACATTGTGCCAAAGGAACTGATGGTGCAACTGATTTGGGGACAAGGAATTTATTGGAAATAGCTTTCGAAAATAAAATAAAACATTTTGTTCATTTAAGTACAACTGAAGTATATGGTGGTTCGGAAGGAGAGATCGACGAAAATACTCCTTTGAAATATACAGGTAATGAATATAACAGGGCTAAAATTGACGCCGAAAAAGCTTGCTGGGAGTTTTTCGAAAAAGGTCTGCCAGTTACAATCCTTAGACCTTCAATAGTATATGGTATTTTTAGTAGCAACTGGACAGTCCGTTTCGTAAAAATGATGCTTGAAGGAAAATTTGGGGTCTATGATAAACATGGTGAAGGTTACAGTAATCTCATATATGTTGATGATCTTGCACGAGCCATTTTTTCCATTTTGTATAAAAATCAAACATTTGGACAGGCGTATAATATTGTAGGCCCAGAATTATTAACCTGGAATGAATATTTTTATAAACTTAATCGTTGTCTTGGTTTACCTCCTTTAAAAAATTTACCAGCTTCTTATGTTTCTTTTAAAACCTCAGCATTGTATCCGTTAAGGATTGCAGGTAAAATTATTAAAAAGCATTTTATGGCTCCTGTTAAAATATTGGCTTCTAATAATAGATATGCAGATAAATTACTACGCAAAACGGAAGAAACCTTAAAAAATACTCCAGCATCCGAAGAACTTTCATTGTACAGTAGAAAATCTATTTTTATTAATAAAAAATTTCAATCTTTGGATAATAAATTTGAAATGAACTCTTTGGACACTTCCTTGAAAATTATTTATGACTGGTTAGACCATCAAGGAGTTATTTAA
- the prsR gene encoding PEP-CTERM-box response regulator transcription factor → MEKLLIVDDSPEIHQQLKWGLKKDYRLLLARDAGEALRLFNEHLPDVVTLDLGLPPDADGATEGLRCLQELLSQKPATKVIVLSGNEERANALKAVGLGAYDFYRKPIELPELKIILQRAFHLAALEEENRNLVKTVRGEEQCLSGIFGQCPRMEQIFTTIRKVASVDVPVLILGESGTGKELVARAIHENSLRKNGPFVPINCGAIPENLLESELFGHEKGAFTGAQSQVRGKVEYAEGGTLFLDEIGEMPPTLQVKLLRFLQEKVIQRVGGRQDLPLDVRVVAATNIDIQQAIADGAFREDLYYRIGVISIDLPPLRERGEDIFLLAHLFLRRFGSEFNRKVRGFSARAMEALRGYAWPGNVRELENKIKRAVVLTDQAFLEPGDLGFAEVTPEEGRPAGSAIVIEPVGISHLETLNLKEARNRVEKEILLLALEKEGGNIVRAADVLGVSRPTIYDLLKKHGLQGDSD, encoded by the coding sequence ATGGAAAAACTTCTGATCGTCGACGATTCGCCTGAGATTCACCAGCAGCTTAAATGGGGCCTGAAGAAAGACTATCGTCTGCTCCTTGCGCGGGATGCCGGTGAAGCTTTGCGGCTGTTCAATGAACATCTGCCCGATGTGGTGACCCTTGATCTCGGATTGCCGCCGGATGCCGACGGGGCGACGGAAGGGTTGCGCTGCCTGCAGGAGCTTTTGTCGCAGAAGCCGGCGACCAAGGTGATCGTCCTGTCCGGAAACGAGGAGCGGGCCAATGCCCTTAAGGCGGTTGGCCTCGGGGCTTACGATTTCTACCGCAAGCCGATCGAATTGCCCGAACTCAAGATCATCCTGCAGCGAGCCTTTCACCTGGCGGCCTTGGAGGAGGAAAACCGCAATCTGGTGAAGACGGTTCGCGGTGAGGAACAGTGTCTATCGGGGATATTCGGCCAGTGCCCCCGGATGGAGCAAATTTTTACCACCATCCGCAAGGTCGCCTCGGTCGATGTACCGGTGTTGATTCTGGGGGAAAGCGGCACCGGGAAGGAGCTGGTGGCTCGGGCGATCCACGAGAACAGCCTGCGCAAGAACGGACCTTTCGTGCCGATCAACTGCGGGGCGATTCCGGAAAACCTGCTCGAATCGGAGCTGTTCGGCCACGAAAAGGGTGCTTTTACCGGAGCTCAGAGCCAGGTCAGGGGCAAGGTCGAGTATGCCGAGGGTGGAACTCTGTTCCTCGACGAGATCGGTGAAATGCCGCCCACCCTGCAGGTCAAGCTGCTTCGTTTCCTGCAGGAGAAGGTCATACAGCGGGTTGGCGGTCGGCAGGATCTCCCCCTCGATGTGCGGGTGGTGGCTGCCACCAACATCGATATCCAGCAGGCCATTGCCGATGGAGCTTTTCGGGAGGATCTCTATTACCGTATCGGCGTGATCAGCATCGATCTGCCGCCACTGCGGGAACGGGGCGAGGATATTTTTCTGCTGGCCCATCTCTTTCTGCGGCGTTTCGGCAGTGAGTTCAACCGAAAAGTGCGGGGGTTTTCTGCGCGGGCCATGGAGGCGCTGCGAGGCTACGCCTGGCCGGGCAATGTGCGGGAGTTGGAAAACAAGATCAAGCGGGCTGTGGTGCTGACCGACCAGGCTTTTCTCGAGCCCGGCGACCTGGGATTTGCGGAAGTCACTCCGGAAGAAGGAAGACCGGCGGGCAGTGCCATTGTCATTGAACCCGTCGGCATTTCCCATCTTGAGACTCTAAACCTAAAGGAGGCGCGCAACAGAGTGGAGAAAGAAATCCTGTTGCTGGCTCTGGAAAAAGAAGGTGGAAACATCGTGCGGGCCGCCGATGTGCTCGGGGTGAGTCGGCCGACAATTTACGACTTGTTGAAAAAGCATGGCTTGCAGG
- a CDS encoding Ig-like domain-containing protein, with amino-acid sequence MIKWKKGKQPSAALCCLLAIALWSFSLCQASAATWFPAPVLQSARVENGNYVLSWSQPSSPIGNPAGGYDIFIDGKDTNTTWRTTGTGRIITGLNTKVSHRFRIEARWTQARRARSSLSNELTVAAPSLYPAPVLNSAILQNGSYVLSWSLPAGTETPSGGFDIFIDGTNTNTTWRTTGTSRTITGLDTRTTHTFLVEARWMQADPDQYANSNAIVVQAAAGDTTAPKVAITNPSANTTLTAAQTLTIVASASDNVGVRKVDFYADGIFIGTDSTSPFSISQPVSAADNGTYSLTAIAFDSAGNMGSSAAIAVTVNINDQEYAAPVLNSAKLENDNYVLNWSLPTGMTETPSGGFDVIIDGVDTNTTWRTTGTSQTITGLDPNVSHTFLVEARWTQAEPDQYLRSNQLSVAAKDSVLPPQITLNWNPSNDSRVIGYRLYYKESSSGDPNYQKTPFNSTGLSEGDSPIDVGLNTSYTLNLPYKTTVFCFAATAYSSDGLESEYSNIVCTGN; translated from the coding sequence ATGATCAAGTGGAAAAAAGGAAAACAACCATCAGCAGCACTTTGCTGTCTATTGGCAATTGCACTTTGGTCATTTTCTTTGTGTCAGGCGTCTGCAGCCACTTGGTTCCCGGCGCCGGTTCTACAATCCGCAAGGGTTGAAAATGGAAATTATGTGTTGAGTTGGAGCCAGCCAAGCAGTCCTATCGGGAACCCTGCAGGCGGTTACGATATTTTTATCGACGGAAAGGACACAAACACCACTTGGCGAACCACTGGAACCGGCCGTATCATCACCGGTCTCAACACCAAAGTCTCTCATCGCTTTCGGATTGAAGCGCGGTGGACTCAGGCAAGACGTGCAAGGTCATCCCTGTCGAACGAATTGACTGTTGCAGCACCATCCCTCTACCCGGCGCCGGTTCTTAATAGCGCCATTCTGCAAAACGGTAGTTATGTGCTGAGTTGGAGTCTGCCTGCAGGTACGGAAACTCCCTCCGGCGGTTTCGATATATTCATCGACGGGACGAATACCAACACTACCTGGCGAACCACCGGAACCAGCCGAACCATTACCGGTCTCGACACCAGGACAACTCATACCTTCCTAGTCGAGGCTAGGTGGATGCAGGCTGATCCAGACCAATATGCCAACTCCAATGCGATAGTCGTACAAGCGGCCGCCGGAGATACTACTGCACCGAAGGTTGCCATTACCAACCCGTCGGCCAATACTACCTTGACCGCCGCTCAGACATTGACCATCGTTGCATCAGCCAGTGATAACGTCGGTGTCAGAAAGGTCGATTTTTATGCCGACGGCATTTTCATTGGTACCGACAGCACCAGCCCTTTCTCAATTTCTCAGCCCGTTTCGGCGGCCGATAATGGAACTTACAGCCTTACCGCCATTGCATTTGATTCAGCCGGAAACATGGGAAGTTCTGCTGCAATAGCGGTAACGGTTAACATCAATGACCAAGAATATGCTGCACCGGTTCTAAATAGCGCCAAGCTCGAAAACGATAATTATGTGCTGAACTGGAGCTTGCCGACCGGTATGACAGAAACTCCGTCCGGCGGTTTCGATGTTATCATCGACGGTGTTGATACCAACACCACCTGGCGGACTACCGGTACCAGCCAGACCATCACCGGTCTTGACCCTAACGTTTCCCATACTTTCCTGGTAGAGGCAAGGTGGACGCAGGCTGAGCCCGACCAATACCTTCGCTCCAACCAACTCTCGGTTGCTGCAAAAGATTCTGTTCTGCCACCGCAAATTACTTTGAACTGGAATCCGAGCAATGATTCTCGGGTCATAGGCTACCGCTTGTATTACAAGGAGAGCTCCTCCGGTGACCCCAATTACCAAAAAACTCCCTTTAATAGTACGGGACTGTCCGAAGGAGATTCACCCATAGATGTCGGTTTAAACACCAGCTACACACTTAATCTCCCATACAAAACAACAGTTTTCTGCTTCGCCGCGACTGCTTACAGCTCCGATGGCCTCGAAAGTGAGTACAGCAACATCGTCTGTACGGGGAATTAG